In the Brevundimonas sp. MF30-B genome, AAGATATCGTCCAGGATTTCGGTCAGGCCGTTAGCGCGCGTCGCGCGCCGAAATCCTGCGGCGGCCAGTTGCAGGGCGCCGAACAGGCCCAGCGCGCCAGCCAGGATGTAAAGCTCCTTCTCCCAGCCCGCGATCAGGACGGTCGCGCCAAGGAAGCCGGCCAGGCCCAGGAACGCCAGGCCGCCCAGTCCATAGCGCGCCGCCGGGCGTTGCGGCGAGGCGAGCGCAGGCGCGCCTTCCGCCGCGCCGTCGAATGCGGCGACCTCGGCCGGGCTGTATTCCTTGGTGGAGAAGACGGTCCAGAGCACCGCGCCTAACAGGCCGGCGGCCCCGACGTAGAAGGCGACCTTGACCGACAGCGGCACCGCGCCCGCCGCGGCGGTCGACGACAGATTGAACACGTTCGAAAGCAGCCACGGCAGCACCGACGCGAACACCGCGCCGGCGCCGATGAAGAAGCTCTGCATGGCGTAGCCGGTCGTGCGCTGTTCTTCGGGCAGGTTGTCCCCGACGAAGGCGCGGAACGGCTCCATGGTGATGTTGATGGACGCGTCCATGATCCACAGCATGGCGGCGGCGAACCAGAGCGTCGGGCTGTTCGGCATCAGCACCAGCGCCGCCGAGGTCAGCAGGGCGCCGACGAGAAAATAGGGTCGCCGACGTCCGAGCCGTCCCCAGGTCTTGTCGCTGAAATAGCCGATCACAGGCTGAACCAGCAGCCCCGTGACCGGGGCCGCGATCCAGAGGATGGCCAGGCTGTCGATCTCCGCGCCCAAGGTCTGGAAGATGCGGCTGGTGTTGGCGTTCTGAAGACCGAAGCCGATCTGAATGCCGAAAAAGCCGACGCACATGTTCCAGATCGCCCACATCGACAGGCGCGGACGCATCAGCCGAGGCGCACGGCTTTCAGTCGGCAGAACAGGCGCGGCAGAGGTCATCGACGGGCTCTTCCCAGCGGAACGAAGCGGATCGCCTGACCACCGCCGGGGGCGAGATTGAGGGTGAGGGTGTCCGCCGACGTGACCTCTTTCTGCTCGATGACGATGTCCTCGCGGCGATCGGTGAAGTTGGCGTCGGGCCCGTCGCGGTAGATCTCGGCCCGGTAGCGGCGCCCCGCGTCCAGGAAGGACAAGGGGGCCGAAAGGCTGCGCGGATGCTCGTCGGTCACAGCGCCCAGCACCCAGACATCCGAGTGGCGATCTTTGCGGGCGATGGTGACGAAGTCGCCGACCTCGCCATTCAGGACGCGCGTCTCTTCCCAATCGACGGGCACGTCCTTGATGAACTGGAATGGCCCCGGATTGGCCTCGTAGTGCACGAGCAGATCGGCCGCCATCTGCAGGGGGCTGTAGATCACCACATACAGGGCCAACTGCTTGGCCCAGGTCGTCTGGATTCCGCCGGGGCTGCGGGTCTCCATGCCGAAGATGCCGGGCGTATAGTCCATCGGGCCGGCCAGCAGGCGGGTGAAGACCAGATTGGCCTCATGTTCGGGGGGATTGCCGGGCTGGCCCCAGGCGCTGAACTCCATGCCGCGCGCACCCTCGCGCGTAATCATGTTGGGATAAGTGCGCCGCAGTCCGGTGTCCTTGAACGGTTCATGCGCATTGACGGCGATGCGGTGTCGCGCCGCCGTTTCGACCACCCGCATATGGTGCTGCGCCATCGGCTGGCTCTCGTGCCAGGCGAAGACCATATGTCCGTCCGGCCCGGTGACCCGCGCGCCGCCGGCATCGGCGACATAGCCCGTCTTCACCGATCCGACGCCCAGGCGTTCGTACAACGCCATCGCCGGCTCCAGCTGCCGCTCGTAGTTATAGGCGTTGCCGCCGGTCTCGTGGTGACCGATCAACTGAACGCCTCGCGCCCGGGCATGGGCGGTCACGCGTTCGATGTCGAAGTCGGGATAGGGTTCGGTGAAGCTGAAGTCGGAGCCATTGGCGAACCAGTCGCCGTCCCATCCCTTGTTCCAACCTTCGACCAGCACGCCGCCGAAACCGTGCTGGGCCGCGAAATCGATGTGTTTGATGGCGTTTTCCGTGGTCGCGCCGTGCTTAGGGCCCGAGCCCCAGGACTTGACCTCCAGGTGCATCTCCCACCAGACGCCCACATATTTCATCGGCTTGAACCAGCTGACATCGCCCAGCTTGTTCGGCTCGTTCAGGTTCAGGATCAGGCTGGATTCAGCCAGGCCCGCCGCCGTGTCGCTGATCTGCAGCGTCCGCCAGGGCGTGTTGAAGGGGGCCTCGCGCACCACGGCCGCGTTGCTCAAGCCAGGGGTCAACTGCGCGCGGAAGCCCAGGCCTTCCGACCGACGCAAGTTCATGCCGGCGTAGTCGATCAGCGCGGCCTCGTGGATCGAGACGTGCAGGCCCGACGCCCCGCGCACGGTGATGGGCGTCTGGGCGCTGCCGACCGCGCTGATGCGCGTGCGGTTGTACAAATACTCCTCGCGGTTCCATTCCCAGGCCGGAATCCACCAGGCCTCGCCATCCTCGACCAGATTGAACTGGGTCAGCTCGGCGCCGATGCGGACCGTCTTGAGGCTGTCCTGTTCCGGGAACTCGTACCGGAAGGCGACGCCGTCGTCATAGAGGCGCCAGACGACGTCGAAGCGACGGCGCAGGCCGGCGCGCTCTGCATAGGCCACCCGCCATTCGGTGTAGTGGTTGCGGACCAGGCGCCGCTCGCCCCACGGCTGCTCCCAGGTTTCGTCGACGGTCACAGGCCGGCTGGACGTCGGCGTCAGATTGCGCTCGAGCATCGGAGCGTCAGTCAGCAGGAAGCCCAGGCGCGAGCTTTCGACCACGGTCCTGCCAAGGCGGGTGACGCTGTAGGTCGGTCGGCCGTCGTTATCGCTGCTCATTTCGACGGTCAGCACGCCGCGCGGCGACGAGGCGCGGGCCGTGGTCGGGGCGGTCTGGGCGACTACAGGCGAGCCGAAGGCCAGGGCTGAGGCGGTTCCGAGAGCCAGAAATGAGCGACGCTTCAACATCAGGAAAACTTCCCCACTGAGAGGCTCTTGCCATGCGCATTCGAGCAGGCGCATGAAAGAGCAAGATTTGCAGCAAATTTTGCAACGATTGGTTCTGGAGCGTTGCCACCGTGAGTCGCAAACCCACACGTCTGGAAGACATCGCCCTTCTGGCGGGCGTCTCGATCTCCACGGCGTCGCGCGCGCTGAACGACCACCCCGCCGTCAACGACCGCACCAAACAGATTATCTGGAAGCTGGCGCGCGAGCATGACTACCCGTTTCGTCGATACATGCCTGCGGGTCCGATCGGCGCCGAGGCGACGATCGCCTTGGTGGTTCCTCGTCCGCAGGGACGGGAAGGCCGTCTGAGCGACCCGTTCTTTCTGGAGCTTCTCGCCGGCGTGGGCGAGGCGGCCCGAGAGCGCGGCTGCGACCTGATCATGAGCCATCTGGCCCCTGCCACGTACGAGGATGTCGCGGCGGCCATGACGACCAGCCGCGCGGATGGCGTGATCTTCCTGGGACAGAGCACGCTTCATGCGGCCTTCAACCGGATGGTCGACACGGAAGCGCGCTTCGTGGTCTGGGGCGCCGAGCTGCCAGACCAGCAGTATTGCTCGATCGGATCCGACAACATCAACGGCGGCCGTCGGGCTACGCTTCATCTCGCTCGGCTGGGTCGCAAGCGCATCGTCTTTCTGGGCGATCTCGACCCGCCCGAGGCGATGCAGCGGCACAGAGGCTATCTGGATGCTCTCGGAGAGCTGAAGGCCGGCATTGATCCGGCGCTGATCGTGGACGCCCATTTCGAGGTGGAGTCGGCCGAAGCCTCGATCGAGGCGCTGATCCGACGCGGCGTCGCGTTTGACGGCGTGGTGTGCGCCAGCGACCAGATCGCGCTTGGGGCCGTCCGGGCTTTGAAGCACGCCGGCCGTTCGGTCCCCGGCGACGTGTCGGTCATCGGCTTCGATAACGTCCCCTTCAGCCGCTACAGCAGCCCCGCCTTGTCCACCATCGCCCAGGACACGATGAAGGCCGGCCGGCTTCTGGTCTCCAAGCTGCTGGACAATGGCGGCGACACCGTCGGCCGCTCCGAGCGGGTGCCCACCGAGCTGATCGTTCGCGAAAGCTGCGGCGGCTGATCCCACCTCAGCCGTCCCACTTCATCAAAACAGCGCCGAGGGGCGGCAGGACGTCGGAGGTTGAGCCGGCGTTGACCGCATCGACCCGTCTATAGCCGATCGGCGCCGACCAGCGCTGTTCCTCATGCGTCAGGTTGAAAGCCGCCAACATGCGCTCGCCGCTGTCTTCGCGGGTGAAAACCAGAACGGGGTCTACCGACTGCACTGTCATGTCGCCCAGCCGCAGGGCGCTGTAGGCGTGCCTCAGCGCCAGGATGCGGCGCGTGGCGTTCAGCATCGAGCCGGGATCGGCGTCCTGCTGGTCGACCGCCAGCGCGACGTGCCGATCGTCGACCGGCAGCCACGGCTCGACGTCCGAGAAACCCGCAAAGGGCGCGTCGGCGCTCCACGGCATGGGGGTGCGTGCGCCGTCGCGGCCCAAAGTCTCCGGCCAGTTGGCGATGGCTTCAGGGTCCACGAGCCGCTCGAACGGAACCTCGCCCTGCGGCAGGCCCAACTCCTCGCCGTAATAGACGAAGACGTTGCCGCGCAGCGAAACCAGCAGCAGCATCAGCATCTCGGCCAGAGCGCGCGGATCACGGCCCTCGGCCCAGCGGGAAATGGCGCGCGGCGCATCGTGGTTTGAAAAGGTCCAGGAGGGCCAGCCTTCACCCTGGGCGCCCGGCCACATTGCGGCTCCCTTGCGCACCAGTTCGCCCGCCATACGGCCCGCGTACAGATAGAGGAACCCATAGGCGCTGTGCAGGCGGCGATCATGAGCCGTGTATTCGGCCATCTCGCGCTCGGCGTGATCGCCGCCGACCTCGGCCACGGTGAAGCGGTCGCCCGGATAGGAGTCGGTGAGTTGGCGAACGCGCGCTAGGAAGTCGGCGATGTCGGGATGCGACTGGTTGTGGATCTTGTCCTGAAAGTCGAAGGGCCGCGTGCGCTTTCCGCCCGGCGGAAGGGCGGGATTATCTTTCAGCTTCGGATCGTGCATCGAGAAGTTGATGGCGTCCAGACGGAAGCCGTCCACGCCGCGATCAAGCCAGAACCGCCCAGCCGCCAGCAGGGCGTCCTGCACCGCCGGATTGTGGCCGTTAAGCTGCGGCTGCTCGGGCAGGAAGTTGTGCATGTAGTACTGGCCGCGACGTGCATCCCAAGTCCATGCCGGACCGCCGAAGACGGATTGCCAGTTGTTGGGCGGTGAGCCGTCGGGACGTGCGTCAGCCCAGACGTACCAATCGCTGTAGGCGTTGGTCCGGTCGAGCCGGCTGGCCTTGAACCACTCGTGCTGGCTCGATGTATGCGACCACACCTGATCGACGATGATCTTGAGGCCCAGGCCGTGCGCCTTGTCCACCAGCCGGTCGAAGTCCGCCAGCGTGCCGAAGATGGGATCGACGTCGCAATAGTCCGCGACGTCATAGCCGAAGTCCTTCATCGGCGAGGTGTAGAAGGGCGATATCCATACGCCATCGACGCCCAGCGAAGCGATGTACTCGAGGTGTGCCGTCACCCCGTTCAGATCGCCGATTCCGTCGCCGTTGCTGTCTGAAAAGCTGCGCGGATAGACCTGATAGAGGACCGCGCCGCGCCACCATTGCTGGTGCGTGTCGGCGGCCTGGCGATGCTGCGGCCCGGGAACGACGGAGAGGGTCGCAAGTGTCACTGAGCGGGGCTTTCCGAAACGCAGACCATGTAATCAAGCGGGGCCAGGGTGACGCGCACCACGCCGGGTGCGGCCGAAGCGGCCGGGCAGGCGCCGCGGCTGGCGGTCCAGCGCTGTGAGGCCGGGTCGACCGAGACATTGGCCGTAAGCGGCGTGACGCCGGTGTTGAACAGGACCAGGGTTTCGCCCGGCTGATCGTCCAGACGTCGGCTGAAGGCGAACAGGCCCGGCGCCTCGGCGGCCGCGCGGCCGATCTGCAGGCCGCCGCGAAGGGCCGGGTTGTCGGCGCGCAGGCGGGCCATCTCGGCGATGCGGCGATACAGCGGGGCATCGCGATCATAGGGCGCGCGCGCCCCGCCGATGCGGCGCTCGCTGCGATAGGCCTCGACCTGGCTTTCCCACATATCCTGGCGCGCGCCGCCATAGCCGCCTTCGCCGGCGAAGCCCTGCTCGTCGCCGTAATAAAGCGTCGGGACGCCGCGGCTGAACATCATCAGCGCATGGGCTAGCGTGGTGCGGGCCAGCAGTTCGTCATCGTCCGGGTTCGGATGCGCCTTGAGCACAAAGCTTCCGATGCGGCCCATGTCATGATTGCCGAGGAAGGTCGGCAGTTGCAGCGCCGCCTCGGCCCCGCCCTCGTAAAGGGCGTCGGCGTCGAACAGCCGTTGCAGGGCATCGGGCGCCTTGACCCCGTTGGCGACGTCGGTGGCGACCGACTGGAAGGCGAAGTCGAGCACGGCGGGCAGGCCGTCGACACGGGTGTGGCGGGCCAGGACAGCCGGGTCGTGGTCATAGACCTCGCCGAAGATATGGAAGTTCGGGATGCCGCGCGCCCTGGCCCGCTCCAGCATGGCGGGGACGAACGCCTGCCAGAACTCCGGGTTTACGTGCTTGGCGGTGTCGATGCGGAAGCCATCGACGCCGTATTCGTCAATCCAGTCGCCGAAGATCTCGATCATGCCCTGAACCACGCGCGGGTTCTCGGTGAACAGATCGTCCAGACCGGCGAAGTCGCCGAAGGTCGAGCTCTCGCCGCGGAAGGTCGAGTCGCCGCGATTGTGATAGAGTCGCGGATCGTTCAGCCAGGCGGGGACCTTCACGTCCTCCTCGCCCGCCGGCACATAGGGCGTGTAGGCCCAGGTAGGCTCAGTCAGGCGCGCAAAGTCCTCGGCCCCGCCGTCGCCTCGAAACCCTTCGTTGATCGGCGCGCCATCCACCCCGCCGCGCCGTGTCCAAGGATAGTCCGCCACCGAGCGATAGACGCACTCGCCGGTCGAGCACTCGCGATATTGGATCACGTCGGCCGTATGGTTCGTGACGATGTCCAGATAGACCTTCATGCCCCGTGCGTGGGCCGCTTCGACCAGGGCCTTCATGGTTTCGGACTCGCCGAAATGAGGGTCGGGCCGGGTGAAGTCGGTGATCCAGTAGCCATGCGCCCCGGCCATTAGTCGGCCGACGGTCGGCTGGACGGGCTTGTTCTTGAAGACAGGGGCCAGCCACACGGCCGTCGCCCCCAGTCCCTGAATATAGTCCAGCTGTTGGATCACGCCGGCCAGGTCGCCGCCATGATAGAATTCGGGGTTGGCGGGGTCGAATCCGCTCACCTGCGGGTCGGGGCCATAGCCTCCGTCGTCGTTGTCGGCGTCGCCGTTGGCGAAGCGGTCGGGCAGCAGGAAATAGATGACCTCATCCTGCGGAGGCCGCTGGCGAAACGTCTGGTCAGGGGACTGCGCCAGGACCGACGACGCCATGGCGGCCGCCGCTGTCGCCATGGCAAGGCGCGCTGCTGCTGAAGCCATCATGGGGTGATCCTCCTCCTGGGTGCTGGTTCGATGCGTGCCGAGCCAGTCGATTTGCAAGTTTTTGCAGTGAGGGTTTCGGGTGTCAACCCTCGAATGTCACGGCAAGCCAGGCTTCAGCGCCCCTTCCGCACTGCAATATCACGGGTGTTGTTAGTGCGCGCGAGCGACATCTTTTGGTCCGCACCATTAACGGCTTGCAACCTTCCAAGATGTTTGCATAGATTTGCGAACGACCGCTTCGTCAGAGGGCGGCGACAAGGGAGGACGAGATGTTCACTGCATACAGCCGCCGTGCGCGCCTGATGACCGGCGGAGCCGCGTGGATCGCGACAAGCCTGCTGATGGCGGGCGCCGCCCAGGCCCAATCCGCCCCCGATACCCAAACGCAGGCTGATCAGCCCGTCGTTCAGGTCGAAGAGATCGTCGTCACCGGCATCCGGCGCTCGATCGAGGCGTCGATTTCCGCCAAGGCGGACAACACCTCGATCGTCGAGGTCATCTCCGCCGAGGACATCGGCAAGCTTCCTGACGTGTCCATCGCTGAATCCCTGGCGCGTCTGCCGGGTCTGACCTCTCAGCGTCTGGATGGCCGCAGCCAGTCCATCTCGATCCGCGGCCTGGGCCCCGATTTCACCACCGCCCTGTTGAATGGCCGCGAGCTGGTGACTACCGGCGACAATCGCGGCGTCGAGTTCGACCAGTTCCCCTCCGAGCTGCTGGGCAGCGTCGTCGTCTACAAGACGCCGGACGCAGCCCTTGTCGGCCAGGGCCTGGCGGGCACCGTGGATCTGCGGACCGTGCGCCCGCTCAGCTATGGCCGCCGCGCCATGGCGGTGAACTATCGTCACGAGTGGAACGATATCGGCGCCCTGAACTCGGGCACCACGGCCCAGGGCGATCGCTTCACCCTATCCTACATCGATCAGTTCGCGGACGACACGATCGGCGTGGCGCTGGGCTACGCCCACATGAGCTCGCCGTACCAGTCCGAGCGCTTCAACGCCTGGGGTTACCCCAACTACAGCGACGGCAACCTGATCACCGGCGGCGTGAAGCCCTATGTCATGTCGTCCGAGCTTGAGCGCGACGGCTATATGGGCGTTCTGGAATGGCGGCCCAACGACCGCTTCCACACCACGCTGGACGCCTTCTACTCCGAGTTCAAGAACACCCAGGTTCTGCGCGGGATCGAGTTCCCCCTGGCCTGGGGCGGTTCGGCCGGTGACTGCGATTCCGTGGGCAATGTCGCCACACCGAACGTCTGCCGCCCTGGCCCGTCGCTGCGGCCCGGCTACACCGTCGAAGACGGCCTGATCGTCGCGGGGACGTGGGACAACATCAAGGGCGTGGTCCGCAACGACCTGAACAAGCGTGACAGCACCATCACGGCGCTGGGATGGAACACTCAGTTCTACGCAAACGAAAACTGGAGCTTCGGTCTCGACCTCAACTACTCCAAGGTCGAGCGCAACGATCTGATCCTGGAGACTAACGCCGGAACAGGGCGGAACATCAACGGCGCGCTCGACACCCTGGGCTTCGAACTGACCGGCGACGGCGTGACCCGTTTCACCAGCCAGCTCGACTACGCCGATCCGAACCTGATTCGGCTGACCAGCCCTCAGGGCTGGGGCGGTGACGTGATACCCGAAGGCCAGGCCGGCTATATGAACACGCCCTCGATCGAGGACGAGATCAAGGCTGTTCGGCTGACCGCGCGGCGCGAGCTGCATCAGTCGCCCTTCAGCTCGTTGGACTACGGCGTAAACTACGCCGAGCGCAGCAAGACCTTCGTCAACGACCAGTTCTATCTGGGCGTGCCCGGCGGCGGCGATCTGGCCGTGCCGACGCAGTTTCTGCTGGACCCGACGGACCTCGGCTATCTCGGCATCTCGCAGGTGCTGAGCTACGACGCCCTGGCTCTGGTCAACAGCGGCGCGCTCAACCTGATCCGGAATCCCAATGCGGATGTGGCGGCGGGCAACTGGGACGTCGTCGAGAAGGTCACCACGGCCTATGTGCGCGCCAACATCGAGCACACCCTGTTCGGCCTGCCGCTGACCGGCAATGTCGGCATGCAGTTCGTCCACACCGACCAGGAAGGCCGTGGCTTCGAGGCTCAGCAGATCAGTGCAGGCGTGGCTGCGGTGGAGCAGATCACCGGCGGCGCTCGGTATCTGGAGATCCTGCCCAGCTCGAACTTCATCGTCGAGGTCAGGCCGGACCTTCTGGCTCGTTTGTCGCTTTCGCGCACCCTGGCCCGGCCGCGGATGGACGATATGCGCGCCGGCCGGAACTTCTCGTTCAACCCCGGCAACAACAACGAGAACGCCACGCCCGAGCAGAACTCGCCGTGGGGCGGCGGCGGCGGCAATCCCGAGTTGATGCCCTTCATCGCCAACGTGGCCGACCTGTCGTTCGAGAAGTACTTCGCCAATCGGCGCGGATACATTTCGCTCGCCGGCTTCTACCGGGATCTCGAGAGCTACGTTTACACGTCCAACCGGATTTTCGACTTCACCGGCTACCCGACCGGCGGCGTCGTTCCGGTGATCAACGAGGGGATCATCTCCACGCCTGAGAATGGTCAGGGCGGCTGGATCAAAGGCGTCGAGTTCGCGATTTCGGCGCCGTTCGACATCTTTCACCCGGCTCTGGAAGGCTTCGGCGGACTGTTCAGCGCCTCGGCCACCGACAGCGAGGTCCAGCCCGATCCGGCCAATCCGCCGACCGCCATGCCCGGCCTGTCCGAAACGGTGATGAACGGCACCCTGTACTTCGAGCGCGCGGGCTTCCAGGCGCGGGTGTCGGCCCGCTATCGCTCGGACTATCTCGGCGAGGTCGCCGGCTTTGGCAACGGACGCACGCTGCGATCCGTCGCGGCCGAGACAGTGGTCGACGCCCAGATCGGCTACGATTTCCCCTCCGGCCCGCTGCAGGGTCTGTCGATCCTGGCTCAGGTCAACAACCTGACCGATGAGCCGTTCAAAACCTTCGAAAATGGCGATGAGCGCCGCACCATCGACTACCAGTCGTATGGTCGCACCTTCGCGGTCGGGCTGAACTATCGCTTCTGAGCTGACAGGGTCGCGTCCTCGGACGCGGCCCGCGTCTCGTTCGGCGACATTCACCCGCAGCTGCGCCGTCGCCGCCTCAGTACCTGTCGGCTAGGGTTGATCAACACAACAACGCACACCCGCCTTGCGGCATTTGGGAGCGATCCATGAGTCAGATCCAGACCGCCGGTCGCCGTGGCACGGGCCTGGCGTTCGCCTATGTGACCAGCCTGTTCTTCGCCTGGGGCTTTGTCACCTCGCTGATCGATCCCCTGATCGCGGCGGTGCGGCGCGTGTTCGACCTCAGCCTGGCCGAGGCGATGCTGACGGCCTCTGCCTGGTTCATCGCCTACGGCGTCGCGTCACTTCCCGCGGCATGGATTCTGTCGCGCCTGGGCTACAGCCGGTCCATCATCGCCGCTCTGGCGACCATGGTCGTGGGCTGCATCATCGTGCCTTTGGCCACAATCGCCGATGTCTACGCCGGCGTGCTGCTGGCCTTGTTCGTGATCGCTTCGGGCGTGACCCTGCTGCAGGTCGCGGCCAATCCGCTGTCTGCGGCGCTGGGGTCGCGCAAGAGCGCGCACTTTCGCCTGACCTTTTCCCAGGCCTTCAACTCGTTGGGCACCACGCTTGGACCGATCATCGGCGCCAGCATCCTCTTGACCGGCGGCGTCTTCGCCGCCGATGCGGTGGTCACATCGGCGACGCGCGGCGAGTCGCTCCGGTCGATCGATTTCGCCTTCCTGGCCGTGGCCGCCTTCTTCGCCCTGGTCGCCGTCTTCATCTGGACGGCGCGCAAGCGGATCGATGCCTCGGTCGCCGACTCGCCGGTCGAGGTGGTGTCGCCGTTCGCCGCCTTCCGCTCGCGTTGGGCCGTGTTCGGCGCGCTGGCGATCTTCGTCTATGTGGGCTCGGAGGTCGCCATCGGCGGCCTGCTGATCCCCTTCCTCAGCGAAGGGAACATCCTGGGCATCCAGGAGCACCAGGCCGGCCACATGGTCGGCATCTACTGGGGATGCGCAATGGTCGGCCGCTTCATCGGCAGCGCCCTGCTGACGCGGGTGCGCGCCGGGGTGCTTCTGTCGGTCTGCACCATCGGCGCGGCGACAATGGCCCTGGTGGTCACCCAGACCAGCGGCGCCACCGCCGCCTATGCCGCTCTGGGCATCGGCCTGTTCAACTCCATCATGTTCCCGACCATCTTCACCCTGACGCTGGAGCGCTCCAGCGCGCCTGCCTCTGCGACCTCAGGCCTTTTGGTGTTCGGCATTATCGGCGGGGCGGTCCTGCCCTGGATCGCGGGCCGCATCGCCGACGAGTTCGGCAGCGTCACGCCCGCCTTCTTCGTGCCGCTGGCGGGCTACATCGCCCTCACCCTCTTCGCCGTCGCCTGTGCGCGCACCCAGGCTAGGGCGCAACCGGATGAAGTTGTTGTCACTCCGCACTGATCCACCCCAAATGTAGGGGTTCAGGCAAAAACGTCCATGGAACACGGGGCGCTTGAGGCACCGCTGACGCACAAGCACATCTGGGCAATCCGCCAGCGGCTGAAGGTCGCAAGAGAGTGCGCGATCTGGCCATGTTCGACTGCGCAGTCGACTCCAAGCTGCCAGACCTGTCGGTTCTGGATCGTAACCTCGCGGTCGCATATTAGCGCGCCTCGGCTCTCTCTAAAGATCGCGCCGCATTCAGGGCGAGCCAGCGCGCATTCAAGGCGATGCGGCGTGATGAGGGAGACGAGCCGGTCCTCACCGCGATGTACGAGCGGCGGATAGGCGAACTGCTGCTTGATGCTCGCCCGCTATCGTTTAGCCGAGGGTGATATGGGCGATGACCAGCCGCCATCACGTGCTGCACGTTCAGAGACGGCATCTGCGACGCTGCCTGCCAAGGCTTCATCCACGGCCGCCAGCACCGGGCCGGGGATGTCTGAGGACGCTTGACGCACTTCGCCTCCGGCCATCACCGGCGCGGCGGCGCGGAGCCGCCAGTCGCCGTCCTGTCGGCAGGCCAGACCGGCCAGACCCTCGGAGGCGAAGGTGCGGCACCAGTCGCCGTCCGCGGTCTGAAAGCTCAGTCCGACCGCGCGGCCCTGATCGTCCAGACCCTCTGAGGCCAGTCGCTGATCCAGCACCCGCACCAGCCCCGCGTCGGCCAATCGACCGTCTTTGCCCAGAGCCAGCCCTGGCGCGCCTCGATCCATCACGCCGCCGACCACCAGTCCGCCCAGAAAGCAGGCCGTCGCCAGCCCGCCCCAGGTCGCTACAGTGCGTGGCCGGAACAGCTCCGCCACCCAGCCATCCGCCGCCTTGACCTTCGCCTCGCCCGCGATCAGCCGCGCCACGGCCTCATCACGCGGATCGGCCTCGATCGGCCAGGCCTGACGCAGGGCCGCCGACTGACCGGCGAACACCGCCAGCCGGTTCGCCACCTCGGGATCGGCTGCCGCCGCGCGATCCACCTCGGCGGCGGCTTTGACGTCCAGCTGACCGTCGGCTCGGCGCATCAGGGTTTCGTCGTCGATCATCGTCCGGCCTCCTCTTGCGGCTCCAGCGCCCGCGCCAGGGCCTGCCGGCCGCGCACCAGACGGCTGGTCAGGGTGCCTTCGGGCACCTCCAGCACCCGCGCGGCCTCGGCGTAGGACAGGCCGTCGATCAGCACCAGAGCCACGGCTAGGCGCTGCTCCTCGGGCATGGCGTCCATCGCCGCGCGCGCCGTCAGGGCCTCAACCCGCGTCGCTTCGTCGGCCTGGCGTAGATCGGCGACACGCGCGGTAGCCTCGGTCTCCGGCGTCACCACCATACCCCAACGGCCCTTGGCGCGATGATGATCGATGTGGATCCGTCTCATGATGGTGAAGACCCAGCTGTCCAGCCGCGTGCCGGGCCTGAAGCTCCTGCGTTTGGCCAAGGCGCGCTCGACCGTCTCCTGGACCAAATCCTGAGCGTCGGCGTCCGAGCGGACGAAGACGCGCGCCAGGCGTCGCAGCCGGGGCAGCAACTGGACCAGTTCGGTCTGAAAGGCGTCCAAGGGCGATTCTCTGTCATGCAGGATGAAACGACCGGGCTCGAACGTTTCATCCCTTGCCCGGTTCGCGCAAAGCGCATTTTGTCGGACCCG is a window encoding:
- a CDS encoding glycoside hydrolase family 97 protein, which encodes MLKRRSFLALGTASALAFGSPVVAQTAPTTARASSPRGVLTVEMSSDNDGRPTYSVTRLGRTVVESSRLGFLLTDAPMLERNLTPTSSRPVTVDETWEQPWGERRLVRNHYTEWRVAYAERAGLRRRFDVVWRLYDDGVAFRYEFPEQDSLKTVRIGAELTQFNLVEDGEAWWIPAWEWNREEYLYNRTRISAVGSAQTPITVRGASGLHVSIHEAALIDYAGMNLRRSEGLGFRAQLTPGLSNAAVVREAPFNTPWRTLQISDTAAGLAESSLILNLNEPNKLGDVSWFKPMKYVGVWWEMHLEVKSWGSGPKHGATTENAIKHIDFAAQHGFGGVLVEGWNKGWDGDWFANGSDFSFTEPYPDFDIERVTAHARARGVQLIGHHETGGNAYNYERQLEPAMALYERLGVGSVKTGYVADAGGARVTGPDGHMVFAWHESQPMAQHHMRVVETAARHRIAVNAHEPFKDTGLRRTYPNMITREGARGMEFSAWGQPGNPPEHEANLVFTRLLAGPMDYTPGIFGMETRSPGGIQTTWAKQLALYVVIYSPLQMAADLLVHYEANPGPFQFIKDVPVDWEETRVLNGEVGDFVTIARKDRHSDVWVLGAVTDEHPRSLSAPLSFLDAGRRYRAEIYRDGPDANFTDRREDIVIEQKEVTSADTLTLNLAPGGGQAIRFVPLGRARR
- a CDS encoding LacI family DNA-binding transcriptional regulator → MCSKFCNDWFWSVATVSRKPTRLEDIALLAGVSISTASRALNDHPAVNDRTKQIIWKLAREHDYPFRRYMPAGPIGAEATIALVVPRPQGREGRLSDPFFLELLAGVGEAARERGCDLIMSHLAPATYEDVAAAMTTSRADGVIFLGQSTLHAAFNRMVDTEARFVVWGAELPDQQYCSIGSDNINGGRRATLHLARLGRKRIVFLGDLDPPEAMQRHRGYLDALGELKAGIDPALIVDAHFEVESAEASIEALIRRGVAFDGVVCASDQIALGAVRALKHAGRSVPGDVSVIGFDNVPFSRYSSPALSTIAQDTMKAGRLLVSKLLDNGGDTVGRSERVPTELIVRESCGG
- a CDS encoding MFS transporter; translated protein: MTSAAPVLPTESRAPRLMRPRLSMWAIWNMCVGFFGIQIGFGLQNANTSRIFQTLGAEIDSLAILWIAAPVTGLLVQPVIGYFSDKTWGRLGRRRPYFLVGALLTSAALVLMPNSPTLWFAAAMLWIMDASINITMEPFRAFVGDNLPEEQRTTGYAMQSFFIGAGAVFASVLPWLLSNVFNLSSTAAAGAVPLSVKVAFYVGAAGLLGAVLWTVFSTKEYSPAEVAAFDGAAEGAPALASPQRPAARYGLGGLAFLGLAGFLGATVLIAGWEKELYILAGALGLFGALQLAAAGFRRATRANGLTEILDDIFAMPDTMKGLAIVQFFSWFALFAMWIYTTATVTAVHYGSSDPTSAAYNAGADWVGVLFGVYNGVAALAAFLIPTLARRTGRRGAHAINLVLGGIGLIGLTLIRDPALLWLPMIGVGFAWASILSMPYAILAGALPGRKMGVYMGVFNIFIVVPQLLAATILGLILRHLFQGQAMYALVIGGVSFFAAAASALFVKEPAR
- a CDS encoding alpha-glucosidase, which produces MTLATLSVVPGPQHRQAADTHQQWWRGAVLYQVYPRSFSDSNGDGIGDLNGVTAHLEYIASLGVDGVWISPFYTSPMKDFGYDVADYCDVDPIFGTLADFDRLVDKAHGLGLKIIVDQVWSHTSSQHEWFKASRLDRTNAYSDWYVWADARPDGSPPNNWQSVFGGPAWTWDARRGQYYMHNFLPEQPQLNGHNPAVQDALLAAGRFWLDRGVDGFRLDAINFSMHDPKLKDNPALPPGGKRTRPFDFQDKIHNQSHPDIADFLARVRQLTDSYPGDRFTVAEVGGDHAEREMAEYTAHDRRLHSAYGFLYLYAGRMAGELVRKGAAMWPGAQGEGWPSWTFSNHDAPRAISRWAEGRDPRALAEMLMLLLVSLRGNVFVYYGEELGLPQGEVPFERLVDPEAIANWPETLGRDGARTPMPWSADAPFAGFSDVEPWLPVDDRHVALAVDQQDADPGSMLNATRRILALRHAYSALRLGDMTVQSVDPVLVFTREDSGERMLAAFNLTHEEQRWSAPIGYRRVDAVNAGSTSDVLPPLGAVLMKWDG